The following are from one region of the Gammaproteobacteria bacterium genome:
- a CDS encoding P-II family nitrogen regulator: MHFKLLIAFVEDDKTEKVMDAARQTGATGATVISHARGEGLQKTKTFLGLTLETQRDMLLFLVEEHLSRKILDKIAHVGEFDSKPGAGIAFQIDVEDAVGVTHQVRKLSGVVEEEI, encoded by the coding sequence ATGCACTTCAAGTTGCTGATTGCTTTTGTGGAAGACGATAAGACCGAGAAGGTCATGGACGCCGCGCGCCAGACGGGGGCGACCGGCGCGACGGTGATCAGTCACGCCCGCGGCGAAGGACTGCAAAAGACCAAGACCTTTCTCGGGCTGACGCTGGAAACCCAGCGCGATATGCTGCTGTTTCTGGTAGAGGAGCATTTGAGCCGCAAGATTCTTGATAAAATTGCGCATGTGGGCGAGTTCGACAGCAAACCGGGCGCGGGCATCGCCTTTCAGATTGACGTGGAGGATGCCGTGGGCGTAACACATCAGGTACGCAAACTTAGCGGAGTAGTGGAGGAAGAGATATGA
- a CDS encoding type 1 glutamine amidotransferase, translating to MKPLYIFRHLEHEGPGYLTEVLDKHNIPYQLIRIDQGDAIPNSLDNTSGLVFMGGNMSINDPLPWIDEEIALIRLAAEADMPMLGHCLGGQLISKALGGKVTTNPVKEIGWHAAQRVDNAVAHDWLGDLPQEMEMFHWHGETFTIPDGATRILQSRYCTNQAFVIGNILGLQCHVEMTPDMVREWARCSPGELAAPSESVQSAAQMTKNLEARVSDLNEVADTLYDRWLQPFRRSGV from the coding sequence ATGAAACCACTCTACATCTTCCGCCACCTTGAGCACGAAGGCCCCGGCTATCTCACCGAGGTATTGGACAAGCACAATATCCCTTACCAGCTCATACGCATCGACCAGGGCGATGCCATCCCCAACAGTCTGGACAACACCAGCGGTCTGGTATTCATGGGCGGCAATATGAGCATCAATGATCCGCTGCCATGGATCGATGAAGAGATTGCCTTGATCCGCCTCGCCGCCGAGGCAGACATGCCGATGCTAGGCCACTGCCTGGGCGGCCAGCTCATCAGCAAGGCGCTGGGCGGCAAGGTAACGACGAATCCCGTGAAAGAGATCGGCTGGCACGCTGCGCAGAGAGTAGATAACGCCGTGGCGCACGATTGGCTGGGTGATTTGCCCCAAGAGATGGAAATGTTCCACTGGCACGGCGAAACCTTCACCATCCCTGATGGAGCAACGCGCATCCTGCAAAGCCGATATTGCACTAACCAGGCGTTCGTCATCGGCAACATCCTCGGCCTGCAATGCCACGTAGAAATGACGCCGGACATGGTTCGTGAGTGGGCGCGTTGCTCCCCGGGTGAACTTGCCGCCCCTTCCGAGAGCGTGCAAAGCGCAGCGCAGATGACGAAGAACCTAGAGGCCCGCGTCAGCGACCTAAACGAGGTTGCAGACACGCTCTATGACCGATGGTTACAGCCTTTTCGGCGGTCTGGTGTATAA
- a CDS encoding CPBP family intramembrane metalloprotease, whose amino-acid sequence MPSLWSVPFKTWLLLLAGPVLFLVAIAGMSVFLSLRGMDAALVAQRVPLFMPQILLGVLLGLGVLVFFVVQFDLIWVTPNTAKTFSDLAIGMLVGALLAFAYFNWMAPAVEIFQRSVGDYVPSVSVLPTISGSIGVFFVSNVLLAPLVEETLYRGYAIPLLTTHLGTAWAVVLTCLFFGLLHWPGGVWYMLLTGIVAGGTFSGLFLWRDGILAPFAAHLTLNVIEFIYAWRSHGISA is encoded by the coding sequence ATGCCATCACTCTGGTCAGTTCCATTTAAAACGTGGCTGCTTCTTTTAGCGGGTCCGGTTCTGTTTCTTGTTGCTATTGCGGGCATGTCTGTCTTCCTGAGTCTCCGAGGCATGGACGCAGCTTTAGTTGCCCAGCGGGTCCCGCTTTTTATGCCGCAGATTCTTCTAGGGGTGCTTCTCGGTCTCGGGGTTCTCGTCTTTTTTGTGGTTCAGTTCGATCTTATTTGGGTTACACCCAACACAGCGAAAACATTCAGCGATCTAGCCATCGGAATGTTGGTGGGAGCGCTCCTTGCTTTTGCTTATTTCAATTGGATGGCCCCGGCAGTTGAGATATTTCAACGCAGCGTTGGCGACTACGTTCCCTCTGTCTCCGTGCTGCCAACCATTTCCGGCAGTATAGGCGTATTTTTTGTTTCCAACGTGTTGTTGGCTCCGCTGGTCGAGGAGACACTTTACCGTGGCTATGCCATCCCGCTCCTTACAACGCATCTTGGTACTGCTTGGGCGGTAGTGCTTACCTGTCTATTTTTTGGGTTGTTACATTGGCCCGGAGGTGTTTGGTATATGTTGCTGACCGGCATAGTCGCAGGGGGTACGTTTTCCGGTCTCTTCTTGTGGCGCGATGGGATATTGGCCCCTTTTGCGGCACATTTAACGTTGAATGTGATTGAGTTTATTTATGCGTGGCGTAGCCATGGCATTTCTGCGTAG
- a CDS encoding YqhA family protein yields the protein MKKKLETVFEGLLWDSRLIVLSAVVTSLVASLAMFYIATVDAYFMIIHLGEYLSPDLAGEARSALRSSTIAHVVEIVDGYLLATVLLIFSLGLYELFISTIDKAESAETKSNVLLIRNLDDLKSRLAKVILMILIVKYFEHAIRMKFETPMDLLYLAAGIALLGVALYLSHAGEHPPTHDKAESH from the coding sequence ATGAAAAAGAAACTGGAAACTGTTTTTGAAGGGCTGCTGTGGGACAGCCGCCTGATCGTGCTGTCGGCAGTGGTCACGAGCCTGGTGGCAAGTTTGGCGATGTTTTATATCGCCACAGTCGATGCCTATTTCATGATCATCCACCTTGGCGAATATCTCTCCCCCGATCTGGCGGGAGAGGCGCGCAGCGCCCTGCGCAGCAGCACTATTGCCCATGTCGTGGAGATTGTTGATGGCTATCTGTTGGCCACCGTGTTGCTCATCTTCTCTCTGGGGCTGTATGAATTGTTTATCAGCACCATCGACAAGGCGGAAAGTGCGGAGACGAAATCGAATGTGCTGTTGATCCGCAATCTTGATGACTTGAAATCGCGGCTTGCCAAGGTGATTTTGATGATCCTGATCGTAAAATACTTTGAGCACGCGATCCGCATGAAGTTTGAAACCCCGATGGACTTGCTCTATCTGGCGGCGGGTATTGCTCTGCTCGGGGTGGCGCTTTATCTGTCCCATGCGGGGGAGCATCCGCCGACCCATGACAAGGCTGAATCTCACTGA
- a CDS encoding LysM peptidoglycan-binding domain-containing protein: protein MIQSFKKPHGTGAWRGRPSAMSPACALKRLAWVFLAGGVVISSGCATAPPTQEMSDARQALDAARRAEATRHAPDALEGAENLLSQAEEKLGAGAFTQAQRAALAAKEEATKARAMASAISAAKAVLSDAAAIDALSPEAQGLLLRAEIAAKVDDDQNAVRLAGEAAQRAKQDINNAYLAKAKSILDDAKTVQNIAAGQRAVLGSAEAAYRNREGKKSYELSRNLLEELRAAQPMPPKSVPQQIHPLTSSPPKRPVLTSYIVKEGDSLWKISGRAEVYGNPHQWPLIYHANRKKIKNTNVIRPGQVFAVIRK, encoded by the coding sequence ATGATTCAAAGTTTTAAAAAGCCTCATGGTACGGGTGCGTGGCGCGGACGACCCTCGGCGATGTCCCCCGCGTGCGCGCTCAAACGGCTGGCATGGGTGTTTCTGGCAGGCGGCGTGGTCATCAGCAGTGGTTGCGCCACCGCGCCGCCGACCCAGGAGATGAGTGATGCCCGTCAGGCGCTCGATGCGGCGCGCCGGGCCGAGGCCACTCGGCATGCGCCGGATGCTCTGGAAGGAGCGGAAAATCTGCTCTCCCAGGCAGAGGAGAAGCTGGGCGCCGGTGCGTTCACTCAGGCGCAGAGAGCCGCCTTGGCCGCCAAGGAAGAAGCGACCAAGGCGCGCGCCATGGCCTCGGCTATTAGTGCTGCCAAGGCAGTGCTAAGCGATGCGGCAGCGATTGACGCGCTGTCCCCCGAGGCTCAAGGGTTGCTATTGCGGGCAGAGATCGCGGCCAAGGTGGATGATGACCAGAATGCCGTCAGGCTTGCTGGTGAGGCTGCGCAGCGGGCGAAGCAGGACATCAATAACGCCTATCTGGCCAAGGCCAAATCTATACTTGATGACGCAAAGACGGTTCAGAATATTGCAGCAGGACAGCGTGCTGTTCTGGGGTCCGCAGAGGCGGCATACCGTAACAGAGAGGGCAAAAAATCTTACGAATTGAGCAGGAACCTTCTGGAAGAGTTGCGTGCTGCCCAGCCCATGCCGCCGAAATCCGTCCCACAGCAGATACACCCTCTGACATCATCACCGCCAAAACGCCCTGTTTTAACCAGTTACATAGTAAAGGAGGGTGACAGCTTGTGGAAAATTTCGGGCCGCGCGGAAGTGTATGGCAATCCCCATCAATGGCCGTTGATTTATCATGCCAACAGGAAGAAGATCAAAAATACCAATGTGATCCGTCCTGGTCAGGTATTTGCCGTTATTCGGAAGTAG
- a CDS encoding ATP-binding cassette domain-containing protein yields the protein MPLITLDNAHLSFSRWLLLDGANFTLEAGEKVALIGRNGVGKSTLLQVLAGTCALDKGVLWRDDAARLAYVPQEPPLDPEHTVFEAVAAGLGGLSQILLDYHAVSHDLAQEGTDTDALLTRLQKIQTALEAQDGWSAQNRVEQVLTRLELPADVKIATLSGGWRKRVALAQALVMQPEILLLDEPTNHLDLTAIEWLEDFLRTYQGSLIVISHDRRFLDRVATRIIELDRGILTSFPGNFADYQRRKAELLAAEATQSAEFDKFLAQEEAWIRQGVQARRTRNEGRVRRLEQLRRDRAARRDRIGNVTLQVDTGERSGKLVAELENVSKSFGDKVIIRDFSTRIMSGDRVGLLGPNGAGKTTLLKLILGELAPDSGSVQLGSKLQVAYFDQLREQLDPEATLRDVVSPGADFIEIGGKKKHVIGYLGDFLFPPELTLAKVRTLSGGERNRLLLAHLFTRPANVLVMDEPTNDLDLETLEMLEGLLTDYPGTLLLVSHDREFLDNVVTQVIAFEGDGNLREYAGGYEDWLRARPQPKAATPAATAPKNAPASLPSPEPAKRTRLSFKETRELAELPGRIETLETRQTEITALLADPAIYRDNPAGVQALQRETADIARELEAAYARWEALDEKGK from the coding sequence ATGCCCCTTATCACACTAGACAATGCCCACCTTTCATTCTCCCGCTGGTTACTGCTCGACGGGGCCAACTTCACCCTGGAAGCGGGCGAAAAAGTCGCGCTCATTGGCCGCAACGGCGTGGGCAAATCCACCCTGCTGCAAGTCCTGGCCGGAACATGCGCCCTCGACAAAGGCGTGCTGTGGCGCGATGACGCGGCGCGTCTTGCCTATGTACCGCAAGAGCCACCGCTCGACCCGGAGCATACCGTGTTTGAAGCCGTCGCGGCGGGATTGGGCGGGCTGAGCCAGATCCTGCTCGACTACCATGCGGTAAGCCATGACCTGGCCCAGGAGGGCACCGATACCGATGCGCTGCTGACACGCCTGCAGAAAATCCAGACCGCGCTCGAAGCCCAGGACGGATGGTCAGCGCAGAACCGTGTGGAACAGGTGCTGACGCGGCTGGAATTACCTGCCGACGTGAAGATCGCCACCCTCTCCGGCGGCTGGCGCAAGCGCGTCGCACTGGCCCAGGCCCTGGTGATGCAGCCGGAGATCCTGCTGCTGGACGAGCCGACCAACCACCTCGACCTCACCGCTATCGAGTGGCTGGAAGATTTTCTGCGGACGTATCAAGGCAGCCTGATTGTGATCAGCCACGACCGCCGCTTTCTGGACCGTGTAGCGACACGGATTATAGAGCTGGACCGCGGCATACTGACCAGCTTCCCCGGCAATTTTGCCGATTATCAGCGCCGCAAGGCGGAACTGCTGGCAGCGGAAGCAACGCAGAGTGCAGAATTCGACAAGTTTCTCGCCCAGGAAGAGGCATGGATACGCCAAGGCGTCCAGGCGCGCCGCACCCGCAACGAAGGCCGCGTACGACGCCTGGAACAATTGCGGCGGGACCGCGCCGCGCGCCGTGACCGCATCGGCAATGTGACACTCCAAGTCGACACCGGCGAGCGCTCCGGCAAACTCGTTGCAGAGCTTGAGAATGTCAGCAAATCCTTCGGCGACAAGGTTATCATCCGCGACTTCTCCACCCGCATCATGAGCGGTGACCGCGTAGGCCTACTCGGCCCCAACGGCGCGGGCAAGACCACCCTGCTCAAGCTGATCCTCGGCGAACTCGCCCCGGACAGCGGCAGCGTGCAGCTCGGCAGCAAGCTACAGGTCGCCTACTTCGATCAGCTCCGCGAACAGCTCGACCCCGAAGCCACCCTGCGCGACGTCGTCAGCCCCGGCGCGGATTTTATCGAGATCGGCGGCAAGAAAAAACATGTGATCGGCTACCTCGGTGATTTCCTGTTTCCGCCCGAACTCACCCTGGCAAAGGTAAGAACCCTCTCCGGTGGCGAACGCAACCGCCTGCTGCTGGCCCACCTCTTCACCCGCCCCGCCAACGTCCTGGTGATGGACGAGCCAACCAACGACCTCGACCTGGAAACCCTCGAGATGCTCGAAGGCTTGCTGACCGACTACCCCGGCACGCTGTTACTGGTCAGTCACGACCGCGAATTCCTCGACAACGTGGTCACCCAGGTCATCGCCTTCGAAGGTGATGGCAACCTGCGCGAATACGCCGGGGGCTACGAAGACTGGCTGCGCGCCCGCCCACAACCCAAAGCCGCCACGCCCGCCGCAACTGCGCCAAAAAATGCACCAGCCTCACTGCCTAGCCCCGAACCCGCCAAGCGCACACGCCTGTCATTCAAGGAAACCCGCGAATTAGCGGAACTGCCAGGCCGCATCGAAACACTGGAAACCCGCCAAACGGAAATCACCGCCCTCCTCGCCGACCCTGCCATTTACCGTGATAATCCAGCAGGCGTACAGGCCTTGCAACGCGAGACTGCGGACATTGCTAGAGAGCTTGAAGCGGCTTATGCGCGCTGGGAAGCGTTGGACGAAAAAGGCAAATAA
- a CDS encoding DUF1538 domain-containing protein has product MKNQLTIFLHSLLNSVRDLAPIVVVIAFFQLAVVQQPIPNLGGLLEGAVLVALGLTLFVRGLEMGLFPLGEAMAYAFARKGSLMWLLVFAFALGFGTTVAEPALIAVANEAARVAAEGKIIAVNDAARNSYALGLRLTVALAVGVALVLGVFRIIKGWPVQYLIIGGYLGVMVMTMFAPPQIIGIAYDSGGVTTSTITVPLVTALGVGLASSIKGRNPMVDGFGLIAFASLTPMIFVMIYGMMI; this is encoded by the coding sequence TTGAAAAATCAATTAACTATCTTTCTGCACTCGCTGCTGAACAGCGTCCGCGACCTGGCGCCGATTGTGGTGGTGATCGCCTTTTTTCAACTGGCGGTGGTCCAGCAGCCCATCCCCAACCTGGGCGGCCTGCTGGAGGGTGCTGTGCTGGTGGCGCTGGGGCTGACGCTGTTCGTGCGCGGGCTGGAGATGGGGCTGTTTCCCCTCGGCGAGGCGATGGCCTATGCCTTCGCGCGCAAGGGCAGCCTGATGTGGCTGCTGGTGTTCGCCTTTGCGCTGGGTTTCGGAACAACCGTGGCTGAACCCGCGCTGATCGCAGTGGCAAACGAGGCGGCACGCGTGGCAGCGGAAGGCAAAATAATTGCGGTAAATGACGCGGCGCGCAACTCCTACGCGCTGGGACTGCGCCTGACGGTGGCGCTGGCAGTGGGCGTGGCATTGGTGCTCGGCGTGTTCCGCATTATCAAAGGCTGGCCGGTGCAGTATCTGATCATCGGCGGCTATCTGGGGGTGATGGTGATGACGATGTTCGCCCCGCCGCAGATCATCGGCATCGCCTATGATTCAGGCGGGGTGACCACCTCCACCATTACTGTGCCGCTGGTTACCGCGCTGGGGGTGGGGCTGGCGTCCTCCATCAAGGGGCGCAACCCCATGGTGGACGGCTTTGGCCTGATTGCGTTCGCCTCGCTCACACCGATGATTTTTGTGATGATCTACGGGATGATGATCTAA
- a CDS encoding PadR family transcriptional regulator, which translates to MDVKTLCLGALSLGDATGYDIKKLFDEAFSHFFAAGYGSIYPALEKLTAEGKVSYDRQQQEKRPDKKVFSLTPAGREELIHALETTPPREKVRSEFLVLMFFAHLLPPQRLAEILQEFIDENNKNLKVLEDLEKGDCPPGIKFTIHYGLATTRAAIECIEQSRDALMREVYSTQDAQ; encoded by the coding sequence ATGGATGTAAAAACGCTATGCCTGGGAGCATTGAGCCTGGGCGACGCTACGGGATATGACATCAAAAAGCTTTTTGATGAGGCATTTAGCCATTTTTTTGCAGCGGGGTACGGCTCTATCTATCCGGCTCTGGAAAAATTGACCGCAGAAGGCAAGGTGTCCTATGACCGCCAACAGCAGGAAAAGCGCCCTGATAAAAAGGTGTTTAGCCTCACACCAGCCGGTCGTGAAGAGCTTATCCACGCGTTGGAAACTACACCTCCGAGGGAAAAAGTCCGCTCGGAATTTCTGGTGCTGATGTTTTTCGCGCATCTCTTGCCGCCGCAGCGTCTGGCCGAGATTCTGCAAGAATTTATTGATGAAAATAATAAAAATCTCAAGGTGCTGGAAGATCTTGAAAAGGGCGATTGTCCACCGGGAATTAAATTTACGATCCACTATGGTTTGGCGACGACGCGGGCAGCGATTGAGTGCATCGAGCAAAGCCGCGATGCACTGATGCGTGAGGTGTATTCAACCCAGGATGCCCAGTAG
- a CDS encoding DUF1538 domain-containing protein: MESVSHLLSAIVYTVRDVLPIAAILFGFQWLVIRRSIPNLKKVLIGFVYVLVGLALFLEGLDQALFPLGRLMAQQLTDPAFIHATEQAAQGVNWWDYRWVYLFAAAIGFSCSLAEPALIAVAMKAHEVSGGAVGVWGLRVAVAVGASIGITLGVFRIVTGTPLHYYIIVGYVIVMIQTAFAPRTIIPLAYDSGGVTTSTVTVPLVTALGLGLASAVPGRSPLLDGFGLIALTVLCPLITVMGYAQLSEWLTRRRKTQGEK; this comes from the coding sequence ATGGAATCCGTGTCGCACCTGCTGTCCGCAATCGTCTATACCGTGCGGGATGTGCTGCCAATTGCCGCGATTCTGTTCGGTTTTCAGTGGCTGGTAATACGCCGATCCATCCCCAACCTGAAAAAGGTGTTGATCGGGTTTGTCTACGTGCTGGTGGGCCTGGCATTGTTTCTGGAAGGACTGGATCAGGCGCTGTTCCCCCTGGGCAGGCTAATGGCCCAGCAATTGACCGACCCGGCCTTTATCCATGCAACGGAGCAAGCGGCGCAAGGCGTGAATTGGTGGGACTACCGCTGGGTCTACCTGTTCGCCGCCGCCATCGGCTTTTCCTGCTCACTGGCTGAACCGGCGCTGATCGCGGTGGCGATGAAGGCGCATGAGGTGTCGGGCGGCGCAGTGGGTGTGTGGGGCTTGCGTGTAGCGGTGGCGGTAGGCGCGTCAATCGGGATTACGCTGGGCGTGTTCCGCATCGTCACCGGCACACCGCTGCACTATTACATCATCGTCGGCTATGTGATCGTGATGATACAAACCGCATTTGCACCACGCACGATCATCCCTCTGGCCTACGATTCCGGGGGCGTAACCACCTCCACGGTAACGGTGCCGCTGGTGACAGCCCTGGGGCTGGGACTGGCGAGCGCCGTGCCGGGACGCAGCCCGTTACTGGACGGTTTCGGACTGATCGCGCTGACCGTATTGTGCCCACTGATTACGGTGATGGGTTATGCCCAGTTGAGCGAATGGCTGACCAGGCGGCGAAAAACACAGGGTGAGAAATAG
- a CDS encoding CBS domain-containing protein: protein MSERKLVRVRDVMKHEFDLVDGMTTVKEALLKMKYVETKALIVDKRNADDEYGMVLLSDISRHVLARDRAPERINIYEVMSKPVVTVSPDMDIRYCARLFERFHISRGPVVEHGKVIGIISLTDMVLRGMCAMWE from the coding sequence ATGAGCGAACGCAAGCTGGTCCGGGTGAGGGATGTCATGAAGCACGAATTTGATCTGGTGGACGGCATGACCACAGTCAAAGAGGCGCTGCTCAAGATGAAGTATGTAGAGACCAAAGCGCTGATCGTCGACAAACGTAACGCGGATGACGAATACGGCATGGTGCTGCTGTCCGATATTTCACGCCACGTTCTCGCCAGGGACCGCGCGCCGGAGCGCATCAACATTTACGAGGTGATGTCCAAGCCCGTGGTCACCGTTTCCCCCGACATGGACATCCGCTACTGCGCCCGGCTTTTCGAACGCTTTCACATCTCACGTGGGCCGGTGGTGGAGCATGGCAAGGTGATTGGCATCATCAGCCTCACAGACATGGTGCTGCGCGGGATGTGCGCGATGTGGGAGTGA
- the wrbA gene encoding NAD(P)H:quinone oxidoreductase, with protein MADILVLYYSRYGAVAQMAQFIARGVEEVPGMQARLRTVPVVSTVCEAVEDTIPGEGPPYVTLDDLRECTGLALGSPTRFGNMAAALKYFLDGTSSLWLSGALIGKPAAAFTSTSSLHGGQESTLLSMMLPLLHHGMIVMGLPYSETDLLSTTSGGTPYGASHVAGLDSKLPISEEEKRLCRALGKRLAETAARLAT; from the coding sequence ATGGCTGATATACTGGTTCTTTATTACAGCCGTTACGGTGCGGTAGCCCAGATGGCGCAATTCATCGCGCGCGGTGTAGAAGAAGTGCCTGGCATGCAGGCGCGGCTGCGCACGGTGCCCGTGGTATCGACGGTGTGCGAAGCGGTGGAAGACACCATCCCCGGTGAAGGACCACCCTATGTGACACTGGACGACCTGCGCGAGTGCACGGGGCTGGCGTTGGGCAGCCCAACCCGCTTCGGTAACATGGCCGCCGCGCTCAAGTATTTTCTCGACGGCACCAGTTCGTTGTGGCTGTCGGGCGCGCTGATAGGCAAACCAGCGGCGGCATTCACCTCCACATCCAGCCTGCACGGCGGGCAGGAAAGCACTTTACTATCGATGATGCTGCCACTCCTGCACCACGGCATGATCGTGATGGGGCTGCCCTACAGCGAAACCGACCTGTTGAGCACCACCAGCGGCGGCACGCCCTACGGCGCCAGCCATGTGGCGGGCCTGGACAGCAAGCTACCGATCAGTGAGGAGGAAAAACGCCTGTGCCGTGCGTTGGGCAAACGGCTGGCGGAGACGGCTGCAAGATTGGCGACGTAG
- a CDS encoding FMN-binding glutamate synthase family protein, producing MSVTGVVNWGVVIVGWIAGIAMLTLLVMFIQDIFQKEHAVRRNFPVVGRLRYFLERQGDYFRQYFFANDRQEMPFNRAARSWVYRTSKNLGGIIGFGSTNDLREPGSLIFVNAPYAVLEDERKAAPPLVIGPHCERPFVATKIVNISGMSYGAVSAPAVRALSHGAAEAGIWMNTGEGGLSPYHLEGGGDLIFQIGTAKYGVRGSEGRLSDTHLREVAQHVRAFEIKLAQGAKPGRGGVLPAIKVTEEIAHIRGIPMGQPSDSPNRHPDIKNDDDLLDMIARIRAVTGLPVGIKTVLGSDAAIRSLCEAILRRGMDSAPDFITLDGGDGGSGAAPQVLADHVGLPLNEALPMLVDTLIESGLRERVRVIASGKLVTSAKVAWALCMGADFTVTARGFMFALGCIQSLQCHQNTCPTGITTHNKKLQRGLVVEDKATRVANYARWMGVEVDKLAHACGLSNAREFRREHARIVQSAGHSVPLDVLYPYPIGLVKINPDFH from the coding sequence ATGAGCGTCACTGGGGTGGTGAACTGGGGCGTGGTCATCGTGGGCTGGATAGCCGGCATCGCGATGCTTACCCTGCTCGTGATGTTCATCCAGGATATTTTCCAGAAAGAACATGCCGTGCGACGCAACTTCCCTGTGGTCGGGCGGCTGCGCTATTTCCTGGAACGGCAGGGCGACTATTTCCGCCAGTATTTCTTTGCCAATGACCGGCAGGAAATGCCCTTCAACCGCGCCGCACGCAGCTGGGTCTATCGCACCTCGAAAAATCTCGGCGGCATCATCGGCTTCGGCTCCACCAACGACCTGCGCGAACCCGGCTCGCTAATCTTCGTCAACGCCCCCTATGCAGTACTGGAAGATGAACGCAAAGCCGCGCCGCCACTGGTGATCGGCCCACACTGTGAACGGCCCTTTGTTGCAACCAAGATCGTCAACATCTCCGGCATGAGCTACGGCGCCGTTTCCGCTCCGGCGGTGCGCGCGCTGTCGCATGGCGCGGCGGAAGCTGGCATCTGGATGAATACCGGAGAAGGCGGGCTTTCCCCATATCACCTTGAGGGTGGCGGTGATCTAATCTTTCAGATCGGCACAGCAAAGTACGGCGTGCGCGGCTCGGAAGGACGCCTGAGTGACACGCACCTGCGCGAAGTGGCGCAACACGTCAGGGCTTTTGAAATCAAACTGGCCCAGGGTGCCAAACCGGGACGCGGCGGCGTGCTGCCCGCCATCAAGGTAACCGAAGAAATAGCCCACATCCGCGGCATCCCCATGGGCCAACCTTCAGACAGCCCCAACCGCCATCCCGACATCAAGAATGACGACGACCTGCTGGACATGATCGCGCGCATCCGCGCGGTAACCGGCCTACCGGTAGGCATCAAGACGGTACTTGGCTCAGACGCGGCGATTCGCAGCTTATGCGAGGCCATCCTGCGCAGAGGCATGGATAGCGCGCCGGACTTTATTACGCTTGATGGTGGCGACGGCGGCTCCGGAGCGGCACCGCAGGTACTGGCGGATCATGTCGGCCTGCCGCTCAATGAAGCGCTGCCGATGTTGGTGGATACGCTGATCGAAAGCGGCCTGCGCGAACGCGTCCGCGTGATAGCCTCCGGCAAACTTGTCACCTCCGCCAAAGTCGCCTGGGCGCTGTGTATGGGCGCGGATTTCACGGTAACGGCACGCGGCTTCATGTTCGCCCTGGGTTGCATACAATCCCTGCAATGCCATCAAAACACCTGCCCTACCGGCATCACCACGCACAACAAAAAATTGCAACGAGGTTTAGTCGTTGAGGATAAAGCCACACGCGTGGCGAATTACGCACGCTGGATGGGTGTGGAGGTGGACAAACTGGCCCACGCCTGCGGCCTGTCCAACGCCCGCGAATTCCGCCGCGAACACGCACGTATCGTGCAGAGTGCCGGGCATAGCGTGCCACTGGATGTTCTGTATCCGTATCCTATAGGTCTCGTAAAAATCAATCCGGATTTCCATTAG
- a CDS encoding DUF4188 domain-containing protein, which translates to MSKINTHRMAAQIEGDFVVFLIGMRVNKFWKIHKWLPVAMAMTPMLKELLSNPESGLLGMQYHFGFRNSMFVQYWRSFEHLEAYARAKDKSHFPAWVAFNRKIGSNGDVGIWHETYKVSAGQYETVYNNMPAYGLGVVGSLAPATGKRETAKGRMGRPA; encoded by the coding sequence ATGTCGAAAATTAATACCCACAGAATGGCCGCCCAAATCGAAGGCGATTTCGTGGTTTTCCTCATCGGGATGCGTGTCAATAAATTCTGGAAGATCCATAAATGGCTGCCAGTAGCCATGGCGATGACTCCAATGCTTAAGGAATTGCTGAGCAATCCGGAGAGTGGGTTGCTGGGCATGCAGTATCATTTCGGTTTCCGCAATAGCATGTTCGTGCAGTACTGGCGCAGCTTCGAGCACCTTGAGGCTTATGCCCGAGCGAAGGACAAATCGCATTTTCCGGCATGGGTGGCATTCAACAGGAAGATCGGCAGCAATGGCGATGTAGGGATCTGGCACGAGACCTATAAGGTCAGTGCAGGACAGTATGAAACGGTATACAACAACATGCCTGCCTATGGCCTTGGCGTGGTAGGAAGTCTCGCCCCCGCCACAGGCAAGCGCGAAACGGCCAAAGGTCGCATGGGGAGGCCGGCATGA